The following proteins come from a genomic window of Streptomyces sp. Sge12:
- a CDS encoding carbon-nitrogen hydrolase family protein, with protein sequence MDRDHLPRFTAAAVQAAPVYLDPAATVDKAVALIAEAAAGGAQLVVFPEVFVPGYPYWNWTMNPVQGSPWFERLQRASVDIPGPHVDTLRAAARRHGVVLVIGVNERAPHSLGVLYNTLLTIGPDGELLGVHRKLVPTWAEKLTWTGGDGSSLVVHDTPVGPLGVLACGENTNTLARFALLAQGELVHASCYIALPVAPADYDMADAIAVRTAAHSFEGKVFSVVACSTVSPEIVDALAGDDEELRKQFTRPRSALSGIFGPDGRPVTEPLVDEEGIVYGEIDLARCIQPKQMHDIVGHYNRFDVFRLEVDNRPRPPVSFTAPTAPGAAPIAPATPAPSEEDV encoded by the coding sequence ATGGACAGGGACCACCTGCCCCGCTTCACGGCGGCCGCAGTCCAGGCCGCACCCGTCTACCTCGACCCCGCCGCCACCGTCGACAAGGCCGTGGCCCTGATCGCCGAGGCCGCGGCGGGTGGCGCCCAACTGGTTGTCTTTCCCGAGGTGTTCGTCCCCGGCTACCCCTACTGGAACTGGACGATGAACCCGGTCCAGGGCTCCCCCTGGTTCGAGCGGCTCCAGCGCGCCTCCGTCGACATCCCCGGCCCGCACGTCGACACCCTGCGCGCCGCGGCCCGCCGGCACGGCGTCGTCCTCGTTATCGGGGTCAACGAGCGTGCCCCGCACAGCCTCGGCGTCCTCTACAACACCCTGCTCACCATCGGCCCCGACGGCGAACTCCTCGGGGTGCACCGCAAGCTGGTGCCGACCTGGGCCGAGAAGCTCACCTGGACCGGCGGGGACGGCAGCTCCCTGGTCGTCCACGACACTCCCGTCGGCCCGCTCGGTGTTCTGGCCTGCGGCGAGAACACCAACACCCTGGCCCGCTTCGCCCTCCTCGCGCAGGGCGAACTCGTCCACGCCTCCTGCTACATCGCGCTGCCCGTCGCCCCCGCCGACTACGACATGGCCGACGCGATCGCCGTGCGTACCGCCGCCCACAGCTTCGAGGGCAAGGTCTTCTCCGTCGTGGCCTGTTCCACCGTCTCCCCGGAGATCGTGGACGCCCTCGCCGGGGACGACGAGGAGCTGCGGAAGCAGTTCACCCGCCCCCGCAGCGCCCTGTCCGGGATCTTCGGCCCCGACGGCCGCCCGGTCACCGAACCCCTCGTCGACGAGGAGGGCATCGTCTACGGGGAGATCGACCTCGCCCGGTGCATCCAGCCCAAGCAGATGCACGACATCGTCGGCCACTACAACCGCTTCGACGTCTTCCGCCTCGAGGTGGACAACCGCCCCCGGCCGCCGGTCTCCTTCACCGCGCCCACCGCTCCCGGTGCGGCGCCGATCGCTCCCGCCACCCCCGCCCCTTCCGAGGAGGACGTATGA
- a CDS encoding acyl-CoA thioesterase encodes MRDRARADTVAAPAAAPGPAPVPAAAEPTGVVVERRVEWTDTDAAGHYHHSTVVRWVEAAEAVLLHRLGLSHLFGSTPRVHFEADYRARLWFGETVSTELTVTKVGTASLHYAFTVRGAQGGEAATGRMVIAHSAAHATGSTPWPADVRDLLGTAGPQQPELLTTAPAPGGTPCASQS; translated from the coding sequence CTGCGCGACCGCGCCCGGGCCGACACCGTCGCCGCCCCCGCCGCCGCCCCGGGACCTGCCCCCGTTCCCGCGGCCGCCGAGCCGACCGGGGTCGTCGTCGAACGCCGCGTCGAGTGGACCGACACCGACGCCGCCGGCCACTACCACCACTCCACCGTCGTGCGCTGGGTCGAGGCGGCCGAGGCCGTCCTGCTCCACCGCCTGGGCCTCTCGCACCTGTTCGGCAGCACACCCCGGGTGCACTTCGAGGCCGACTACCGGGCCCGGCTCTGGTTCGGGGAGACCGTCTCCACCGAACTGACGGTCACCAAGGTCGGCACGGCCTCCCTGCACTACGCCTTCACCGTGCGCGGCGCACAGGGCGGCGAGGCGGCCACCGGCCGCATGGTCATCGCCCACTCTGCCGCCCACGCGACCGGGTCGACCCCCTGGCCCGCGGACGTACGGGACCTTCTGGGCACGGCGGGACCGCAGCAACCGGAACTACTCACCACCGCACCAGCACCAGGAGGCACCCCGTGCGCGTCGCAGTCATAG
- a CDS encoding alpha/beta hydrolase has protein sequence MTQSPPSEIDIADMTWPPPPYRSPVPPVTGPDGVRHFDGITYATTPGYRPRLLDVQVPAGEGPFPAVVWIHGGGWLDGDRRYPPPTVPAALLHGAVLAAGLALVSIDYRHSLEAPFPAQLHDVKAAIRYVRTFADTLGIDPDRIGAWGESAGGHLAALAGLVGPDSPQGAELEGAQGVTAGESGVRAVVDWYGVSDLVTLAEHPMPAMPTGGDFPDPYEALLGSTVAERPDLARAASPVTYAQGSTPPPFLLVHGTHDGLVPYSQSEALAAALTSAGGEVTLQPVEGADHIFLGSRDIPAIVEGGVTFLARHLGARV, from the coding sequence ATGACGCAATCTCCTCCCTCCGAGATCGACATCGCCGACATGACCTGGCCGCCCCCGCCGTACCGGTCCCCCGTACCGCCGGTGACCGGCCCGGACGGCGTACGCCACTTCGACGGGATCACCTACGCGACCACGCCCGGCTACCGCCCGCGGCTGCTGGACGTACAGGTTCCCGCCGGCGAGGGCCCGTTCCCGGCCGTCGTCTGGATCCACGGCGGCGGCTGGCTGGACGGCGACCGCCGCTACCCGCCGCCGACCGTGCCCGCGGCCCTGCTGCACGGAGCCGTACTGGCGGCCGGGCTCGCGCTCGTCTCCATCGACTACCGGCACAGCCTGGAGGCCCCCTTCCCGGCCCAGCTGCACGATGTGAAGGCCGCGATCCGCTACGTCCGCACGTTCGCCGACACCCTCGGGATCGACCCGGACCGGATCGGCGCATGGGGCGAGTCCGCGGGAGGCCACCTGGCCGCCCTCGCCGGGCTCGTCGGCCCCGACAGCCCGCAGGGCGCGGAGCTGGAGGGCGCGCAGGGCGTCACCGCGGGCGAGAGCGGGGTCCGCGCGGTCGTCGACTGGTACGGCGTCTCCGATCTCGTGACCCTGGCCGAGCACCCCATGCCGGCCATGCCCACCGGTGGGGACTTCCCCGACCCCTACGAGGCCCTGCTCGGCTCCACCGTCGCCGAGCGGCCGGACCTGGCGCGGGCGGCGAGCCCGGTGACGTACGCGCAGGGCTCGACCCCGCCGCCGTTCCTGCTGGTCCACGGCACGCACGACGGCCTGGTCCCGTACAGCCAGAGCGAGGCCCTCGCCGCGGCCCTGACGAGCGCCGGGGGCGAGGTCACCCTGCAACCCGTGGAGGGCGCCGACCACATCTTCCTCGGCTCCCGCGACATCCCCGCCATCGTCGAGGGGGGCGTGACCTTCCTGGCCCGCCACCTCGGCGCGCGGGTCTGA
- a CDS encoding carboxylesterase/lipase family protein: MPHPPGRDRTLVDLPAGRLSGANEGGVTVFRAVPYAAAPVGDLRWRPARPHPGWIGTRDATSDGPSAPQMYVEGGDPVLGGHGSPPFDEDCLTLNLWTPAVDDARRPVLVWIHGGGFVSGSGSLPGYSGETFARDGDLVVVSINYRIGPLGYLYPGTYDAEEEEGGEAGGNFWLGDQLAALHWVKENIASFGGDPDCITVAGQSGGAVSTAALAGHPRAEGLIRRVILQSPPFGLDLPGPAAYLERTAAYLELAGAANMAELRALPWPELIAAGGGLFAQTMRWGYWPTPFLPVIDGVTLARHPAQALLGGAAADIDVMIGWTREEANFGFALDDGYAAATREQVTDRIAQTFGSEAAEDVYAAYERARPGVRPVDVLMDLITDELFRVPAVRLAEARAAAGRPVWAYQFDLPTPAHEGRLGAAHCLELPFVFDNFDQWSHAPFLAGLAPAVRDGLAYAMHRAWIAFVRTGDPNHPDLPRWQPYDTESRTTMRFDSVVTALGDLAGASRLLHRPVTP; the protein is encoded by the coding sequence ATGCCCCACCCCCCAGGCCGGGACCGGACGCTGGTGGACCTGCCCGCAGGTCGCCTGAGCGGCGCGAACGAGGGCGGGGTCACGGTCTTCCGTGCCGTCCCCTACGCCGCGGCGCCGGTCGGCGACCTGCGCTGGCGGCCCGCCCGGCCGCACCCCGGCTGGATCGGCACGCGGGACGCCACCTCCGACGGTCCGAGTGCGCCGCAGATGTACGTGGAAGGCGGTGACCCGGTGCTCGGCGGGCACGGGTCGCCCCCCTTCGACGAGGACTGCCTGACCCTGAACCTCTGGACGCCCGCCGTCGACGACGCCCGGCGGCCGGTACTGGTCTGGATCCACGGCGGCGGCTTCGTGTCCGGCTCCGGCTCGCTGCCCGGCTATTCCGGTGAGACCTTCGCGCGCGACGGCGACCTGGTCGTCGTGAGCATCAACTACCGCATCGGGCCCCTGGGTTACCTCTACCCGGGCACCTACGACGCCGAAGAGGAGGAGGGCGGCGAGGCGGGCGGCAACTTCTGGCTCGGCGACCAACTCGCCGCCCTGCACTGGGTGAAGGAGAACATCGCCTCCTTCGGGGGTGACCCGGACTGCATCACCGTCGCGGGGCAGTCCGGCGGCGCAGTGTCCACCGCCGCCCTCGCCGGCCACCCGCGGGCCGAGGGCCTGATCCGCCGGGTGATCCTGCAGAGCCCGCCCTTCGGGCTGGACCTCCCCGGCCCGGCCGCGTACCTCGAGCGCACCGCCGCCTACCTCGAGCTGGCCGGCGCCGCGAACATGGCCGAGCTGCGCGCACTGCCCTGGCCCGAGCTGATCGCAGCAGGCGGCGGACTGTTCGCGCAGACCATGCGCTGGGGATACTGGCCGACGCCCTTCCTGCCCGTGATCGACGGAGTCACCCTGGCCCGCCACCCCGCACAGGCCCTGCTGGGCGGGGCCGCGGCCGACATCGACGTCATGATCGGCTGGACGCGCGAGGAGGCCAACTTCGGCTTCGCCCTGGACGACGGGTACGCCGCGGCCACCCGCGAGCAGGTGACCGACCGGATCGCGCAGACGTTCGGGAGCGAAGCCGCCGAGGACGTGTACGCGGCGTACGAGCGGGCCCGGCCCGGCGTCCGTCCGGTCGACGTCCTCATGGACCTCATCACGGACGAGCTCTTCCGGGTGCCGGCGGTGCGACTGGCCGAGGCGCGCGCGGCGGCGGGCCGTCCCGTGTGGGCCTACCAGTTCGACCTCCCCACCCCCGCCCACGAGGGCCGGCTCGGCGCCGCACACTGCCTCGAACTTCCCTTCGTCTTCGACAACTTCGACCAGTGGTCGCACGCCCCCTTCCTGGCGGGCCTCGCGCCGGCCGTCCGCGACGGCCTCGCGTACGCCATGCACCGGGCCTGGATCGCCTTCGTGCGCACCGGCGATCCGAACCACCCGGACCTGCCGCGCTGGCAGCCGTACGACACGGAGTCCCGCACCACGATGCGCTTCGACTCGGTCGTGACCGCCCTCGGCGATCTCGCGGGAGCCTCCCGGCTCCTGCACCGGCCCGTCACCCCCTGA
- a CDS encoding oxidoreductase — MRVAVIGGGPGGLYFAALAKQLSPHWEVTVWERNAPDDTFGFGVVFSDETLDGISQADREIHRAMSAEFARWADIDVRHRGSTLTSGGHGFAALGRQHLLRILQQRCAALEVDVRYRTQAPPAAELAATYDLVVASDGVRSATRAAYADTFGTDLDERSGRYMWLGTDKVFEAFTFIVEEQDFGTLQVHAYPYDATRSTFIVEMAEEAWRRAGFEEFADRDHPPGTSDEDSIRRCEELLADHLDGHRLIPNNSKWLRFTTVRNRTWRHENVVLLGDAAHTAHFSIGSGTKLAMEDALVLAASLHEHPDVATALAAYEEERRPVVESTQRAAQASLEWFEHIDRYTGQDPHQFAFNLLTRSRRVTYDNLRVRDEGFTSAVNRDPAVPPMFRPYPLGGLLLRNRVVVPPTALHTAREGIPGDFDLVHLSTQAIGGAGLVLAGMTAVAADGRATPGCPGLWNDEQEAAWRRITDFVHGQSDTCLGIQLTHAGRRAAARDGQPIAASALPWDEWSPVPREVDRADMDALVRDFAGAARRADRAGFDVLELQYGHGHLLSGFLSPLTNLRTDEYGGDLDGRLRLPLEVLRAVREVWPAGKALLVRISAADWAEGGTTEADAVRIAGALAEAGADAIDVSTGEVVSHERPRYGRSYQTPYADLIRNATGVPTIAVGAISTYDDVNSIVLAGRADLCGVGRAQLHDPLWTLHAAAAQGYQGPAAPWARAWRAGSGRPPSARTDRIPPRLELLRQPAESVHRRWLPRTAVPAHR, encoded by the coding sequence GTGCGCGTCGCAGTCATAGGAGGAGGGCCCGGCGGACTGTACTTCGCGGCCCTCGCCAAGCAGCTCTCCCCGCACTGGGAGGTCACCGTCTGGGAACGCAACGCCCCCGACGACACCTTCGGCTTCGGGGTCGTCTTCTCCGACGAGACGCTCGACGGCATCTCCCAGGCCGACCGCGAGATCCACCGGGCCATGTCGGCCGAGTTCGCCCGCTGGGCCGACATCGACGTCCGCCACCGCGGCAGCACCCTCACCTCGGGCGGCCACGGCTTCGCCGCCCTCGGCCGGCAGCACCTCCTGCGGATCCTCCAGCAGCGCTGCGCCGCCCTCGAGGTGGACGTCCGCTACCGGACCCAGGCCCCGCCCGCGGCCGAACTCGCCGCCACGTACGACCTGGTGGTGGCGAGCGACGGCGTACGGTCCGCCACCCGCGCCGCCTACGCCGACACCTTCGGCACCGACCTCGACGAGCGTTCCGGCCGCTACATGTGGCTCGGCACCGACAAGGTCTTCGAGGCCTTCACCTTCATCGTCGAGGAGCAGGACTTCGGCACCCTCCAGGTGCACGCGTACCCCTACGACGCCACCCGCTCCACCTTCATCGTGGAGATGGCGGAGGAGGCGTGGCGGCGCGCCGGCTTCGAGGAGTTCGCCGACCGCGACCACCCGCCCGGCACCAGCGACGAGGACAGCATCCGGCGCTGCGAGGAACTCCTCGCGGACCACCTCGACGGGCACCGGCTCATCCCCAACAACTCCAAGTGGCTGCGCTTCACCACGGTCCGCAACCGCACCTGGCGCCACGAGAACGTCGTCCTGCTCGGCGACGCCGCCCACACCGCGCACTTCTCCATCGGCTCCGGCACCAAGCTCGCCATGGAGGACGCCCTCGTCCTCGCGGCCAGCCTGCACGAGCACCCCGACGTGGCGACCGCGCTCGCCGCCTACGAGGAGGAGCGCCGGCCGGTGGTGGAGTCCACCCAGCGCGCGGCCCAGGCCAGCCTGGAGTGGTTCGAGCACATCGACCGCTACACCGGCCAGGACCCGCACCAGTTCGCCTTCAACCTCCTCACGCGCAGCCGCCGCGTCACCTACGACAACCTGCGCGTGCGCGACGAGGGCTTCACCAGCGCGGTCAACCGCGACCCGGCCGTGCCGCCGATGTTCCGCCCGTACCCGCTCGGAGGACTGCTGCTGCGCAACCGGGTCGTCGTACCGCCGACCGCCCTGCACACCGCGCGCGAAGGGATCCCCGGCGACTTCGACCTCGTCCACCTCAGCACGCAGGCCATCGGCGGCGCCGGACTGGTCCTCGCCGGAATGACGGCGGTCGCCGCCGACGGCCGGGCCACCCCGGGCTGCCCCGGCCTGTGGAACGACGAACAGGAAGCGGCCTGGCGGCGCATCACCGACTTCGTCCACGGCCAGTCCGACACCTGCCTCGGCATCCAGCTCACGCACGCCGGCCGCCGCGCCGCCGCCCGCGACGGGCAGCCGATCGCCGCCTCTGCACTGCCCTGGGACGAGTGGAGCCCGGTCCCGCGCGAGGTCGACCGGGCCGACATGGACGCGCTCGTACGGGACTTCGCGGGCGCGGCCCGGCGGGCCGACCGGGCCGGCTTCGACGTGCTGGAACTCCAGTACGGGCACGGGCACCTGCTGTCCGGCTTCCTGTCCCCGCTGACCAACCTGCGCACCGACGAGTACGGCGGCGATCTGGACGGCCGGCTGCGGCTGCCGCTCGAAGTGCTGCGCGCCGTACGGGAGGTGTGGCCGGCCGGCAAGGCGCTGCTCGTGCGGATCTCCGCCGCCGACTGGGCCGAGGGGGGTACCACCGAGGCCGACGCCGTCCGGATCGCGGGAGCCCTCGCCGAGGCGGGCGCCGACGCCATCGACGTCTCCACCGGCGAGGTCGTCTCCCACGAGCGGCCCCGCTACGGCCGCAGCTACCAGACCCCGTACGCCGACCTCATCCGCAACGCCACCGGGGTCCCCACCATCGCCGTCGGCGCCATCTCCACGTACGACGACGTGAACTCGATCGTGCTGGCCGGCCGGGCGGACCTGTGCGGAGTCGGCCGCGCCCAGCTGCACGACCCCCTGTGGACCCTGCACGCCGCGGCCGCCCAGGGCTACCAGGGCCCGGCCGCACCCTGGGCGCGCGCCTGGCGGGCGGGCAGCGGGCGGCCCCCGTCCGCCCGCACCGACCGGATCCCGCCGCGCCTCGAACTCCTGCGGCAGCCCGCCGAATCCGTCCACCGCCGCTGGCTGCCGCGCACAGCGGTACCCGCCCACCGATAG
- a CDS encoding LacI family DNA-binding transcriptional regulator yields the protein MAKDTHVPASITSADVARLAGVSRATVSFVLNDTQGHRVSAGTRARVLDAAKQLGYVPHAAARSLRAGRSNLVLMPASISAVGRLVSDWVDDLHSELDRYGYTAVLHAGRFADPVDAARAWAELRPAAVVALDGDRFTPQAAEVLSRAGVRGLLAFASHPVEGVHTIGFDHTRIGATAAEHLIARGRSRIGVVMPQERGLGTLAEPRLAGAESVAARHMATVTPVELSYTRESATALARRWRSLGLDAAFTYNDEYAALLLHALRAEGIAVPDEVALVGCDDLVLASLQQPALSTVRLDMPTPAQIADAVHELVETGTAAPVPAVRPVLVPRRTS from the coding sequence ATGGCCAAAGACACACACGTCCCGGCATCGATCACCAGTGCCGACGTGGCCCGCCTCGCCGGAGTGTCGCGTGCCACCGTCTCCTTCGTCCTCAACGACACCCAGGGCCACCGGGTCAGCGCCGGCACCCGCGCCCGGGTGCTCGACGCGGCCAAACAGCTCGGCTACGTACCGCACGCCGCCGCCCGGTCCCTGCGCGCCGGCCGCAGCAACCTCGTCCTGATGCCCGCGTCGATCTCCGCGGTCGGACGGCTCGTCAGCGACTGGGTCGACGACCTGCACAGCGAGCTCGACCGGTACGGCTACACGGCCGTACTGCACGCGGGCCGTTTCGCCGACCCCGTCGACGCCGCCCGGGCCTGGGCCGAACTGCGCCCCGCGGCCGTCGTCGCCCTGGACGGCGACCGCTTCACCCCGCAGGCGGCCGAGGTGCTGAGCCGCGCCGGAGTGCGCGGCCTGCTGGCCTTCGCCTCCCACCCGGTGGAGGGGGTGCACACCATCGGCTTCGACCACACCCGCATCGGCGCCACCGCGGCCGAACACCTCATCGCGCGCGGCCGGAGCCGGATCGGCGTGGTCATGCCGCAGGAGCGCGGCCTCGGCACGCTCGCCGAGCCGCGCCTGGCGGGCGCCGAATCGGTCGCCGCCCGGCACATGGCCACGGTCACTCCGGTGGAACTGTCCTACACGCGGGAATCCGCGACCGCCCTCGCCCGGCGCTGGCGCAGCCTCGGCCTGGACGCCGCCTTCACCTACAACGACGAGTACGCCGCCCTGCTGCTGCACGCGCTCCGCGCCGAGGGCATCGCCGTCCCGGACGAGGTCGCCCTGGTCGGCTGCGACGACCTCGTCCTCGCCTCGCTCCAGCAGCCCGCGCTCAGCACGGTCCGGCTGGACATGCCGACGCCCGCGCAGATCGCGGACGCCGTGCACGAGCTGGTCGAGACCGGAACGGCGGCTCCGGTGCCGGCCGTGCGGCCGGTCCTGGTACCCCGCCGGACGTCCTGA
- a CDS encoding ATP-binding protein, giving the protein MLTTADTADTADTADTAAVPALRSYVHWVADPDAASVPQVRSRVRATLDGWRVPGEVVDALLLAVSELVGNVVRHAGAGAGRMRVCVVAGGGWLRLEVADQGAGLPRLPAPRAEADPESECGRGLLMVQLLTAELGGELSVVAREFGKCVRVRIPAP; this is encoded by the coding sequence ATGCTCACCACCGCCGATACCGCCGATACCGCCGATACCGCCGACACCGCCGCGGTTCCTGCGCTCCGAAGCTACGTCCACTGGGTCGCCGACCCCGACGCGGCGAGCGTTCCGCAGGTCAGGTCCCGCGTGCGCGCCACGCTCGACGGCTGGCGGGTCCCGGGGGAGGTGGTGGACGCCCTGCTGCTGGCCGTCAGCGAGCTCGTCGGCAACGTCGTCCGGCATGCGGGCGCCGGTGCCGGGCGGATGCGTGTCTGCGTCGTGGCGGGCGGCGGCTGGCTGCGGCTGGAGGTCGCCGACCAGGGGGCCGGGCTGCCGCGTCTGCCCGCTCCCCGCGCGGAGGCCGACCCGGAGTCGGAGTGCGGGCGCGGGCTGCTGATGGTGCAGCTGCTGACGGCCGAGCTCGGCGGTGAACTCTCCGTCGTCGCCCGCGAGTTCGGCAAGTGCGTCCGGGTGCGCATCCCCGCGCCCTGA
- a CDS encoding phosphatase PAP2 family protein yields the protein MSATPTTAPDDRRHRPHRAGGSARSAAPDAPRSRGVLTAGLLLLAAAVLPALVVRSDVADPPFQALDDRWLIWMGGPHEGIYRAAATALDLFGGPVGALLPLSLLVVLLVRRRWVAAGFLLAAHLGGNMLVIQGLKHLVDRPRPAHPLVRVDHGSFPSGHAATAALLVVLLGVILVPAARRRAWWIGGTAFTLAMMWSRTWLHAHWLSDTVAGAAAGAGVGLLAWWLFHPALARERARALDRRGAAAGAGTV from the coding sequence ATGTCCGCCACCCCGACCACCGCCCCCGACGACAGACGGCACAGACCCCACCGGGCCGGCGGGAGCGCCCGCAGCGCCGCGCCCGACGCGCCGCGCAGCCGCGGCGTCCTGACAGCGGGCCTCCTGCTTCTGGCGGCGGCCGTCCTGCCTGCTCTCGTCGTCCGCTCCGACGTCGCGGATCCCCCCTTCCAGGCGCTGGACGACCGCTGGCTGATCTGGATGGGCGGTCCCCACGAGGGGATCTACCGGGCCGCGGCCACGGCCCTCGACCTGTTCGGCGGGCCGGTCGGCGCCCTGCTCCCGCTGTCCCTGCTGGTCGTACTGCTCGTCCGCAGGCGCTGGGTCGCGGCCGGCTTCCTGCTCGCCGCCCACCTGGGCGGCAACATGCTCGTCATCCAGGGCCTCAAGCACCTGGTGGACCGCCCGCGCCCGGCCCACCCGCTGGTCCGCGTCGACCACGGATCCTTCCCGTCCGGCCACGCGGCCACGGCGGCGCTCCTGGTCGTCCTGCTCGGGGTGATCCTGGTCCCGGCCGCCCGGCGGCGGGCGTGGTGGATCGGGGGCACGGCCTTCACGCTGGCCATGATGTGGAGCCGTACCTGGCTGCACGCGCACTGGCTCAGCGACACGGTGGCCGGGGCCGCCGCGGGCGCGGGGGTGGGGTTGCTGGCGTGGTGGCTCTTCCACCCGGCACTCGCCCGCGAACGTGCCCGCGCCCTCGACCGTCGGGGGGCGGCCGCGGGCGCGGGCACCGTCTGA